A genomic segment from Maniola jurtina chromosome 9, ilManJurt1.1, whole genome shotgun sequence encodes:
- the LOC123867986 gene encoding uncharacterized protein LOC123867986 codes for MLWARAAQTPDTHRNMYAYLALAVVLAASARAASSPRDRFGYEREIDTRYNQVPKLLDYVLNGEFLNAQKNRAKLVTKLRPEEAVVADNVILESNVVKIVKPAKKSDSGELVRRRRGYNLENVIVPARYPYLPVVRYNRFRRWG; via the coding sequence gTTGTGGGCGCGCGCGGCTCAAACACCCGACACACACCGAAACATGTACGCGTATCTCGCGCTAGCTGTTGTGCTCGCAGCCTCTGCACGCGCGGCTTCATCGCCCCGCGACCGATTCGGATACGAGAGAGAAATAGACACGAGATATAATCAGGTCCCAAAACTGTTGGACTACGTGCTCAACGGAGAATTTTTAAATGCACAAAAGAATCGAGccaaacttgtaacaaaattgCGACCGGAAGAAGCTGTGGTCGCCGACAATGTGATTTTGGAATCGAACGTGGTGAAGATCGTAAAACCTGCGAAGAAATCGGACAGCGGTGAGCTCGTGCGAAGGAGACGTGGCTACAATTTGGAAAATGTGATAGTTCCCGCTAGATATCCTTATCTTCCAGTAGTACGGTATAACCGTTTCCGCCGGTGGGGCTAG